Proteins from one Mugil cephalus isolate CIBA_MC_2020 chromosome 15, CIBA_Mcephalus_1.1, whole genome shotgun sequence genomic window:
- the zar1l gene encoding ZAR1-like protein: MEGFLSTFPPYAVYGNPASGPPAQGSGWAKREGRFVTPQGLNYLELCKAILSQVNPGLPPPLKKADTKECGVQVNAKVDKIVQCSLGPKTLFCHEHPPSPNSPRSPDLSKPDGNPQLSTPPPSVCKLRFLRPVSIYSPVFDRRIFMKKLSDDCGSEGEAEAPEKAESDAGEDAVKSFHQSSKGSMFQFLEQRYGFFHCKKCNIRWESAYVWCISGTSKVYYKQLCRKCQVGFNPYRVEAILCKGCSQTCCSCEKKQRHINMKRPHRQDLCCRCKGMRLSCDATYSFKYIV; encoded by the exons ATGGAGGGGTTCCTCTCCACTTTCCCACCGTACGCCGTCTACGGTAACCCGGCCAGCGGCCCCCCGGCTCAGGGCAGCGGCTGGGCCAAGCGAGAGGGCCGCTTCGTGACCCCGCAGGGCCTCAACTACCTGGAGCTCTGCAAGGCCATCCTGTCCCAGGTCAACCCCGGCTTACCGCCTCCCCTCAAGAAAGCCGACACCAAAGAGTGCGGCGTGCAGGTGAACGCCAAGGTGGATAAAATCGTGCAGTGCTCGCTGGGTCCCAAAACGCTGTTCTGCCACGAACATCCTCCCTCCCCAAACTCCCCCAGGAGTCCGGATCTGTCCAAACCGGACGGGAATCCGCAGCTCAGCACGCCTCCCCCTTCGGTCTGCAAGCTGCGCTTCCTGAGACCCGTCTCCATCTACTCGCCGGTTTTCGACCGCAGGATTTTCATGAAGAAGCTCAGCGATGACTGTGGAAGCGAAGGAGAGGCCGAGGCCCCTGAGAAAGCGGAGTCTGACGCTGGCGAGGACGCGGTGAAGTCTTTCCACCAGTCTTCCAAGGGCTCCATGTTTCAG TTCCTGGAGCAGAGGTATGGGTTTTTCCACTGTAAAAAATGCAACATCCGGTGGGAGAGTGCTTATGTGTGGTGCATCTCTGGAACCAGTAAG GTGTACTACAAGCAGCTCTGCCGGAAGTGTCAGGTGGGGTTTAACCCCTACAGAGTGGAGGCCATCCTCTGCAAG GGTTGCTCTCAGACGTGCTGCAGCTGTGAGAAGAAGCAGAGGCACATCAACATGAAGAGGCCTCACCGCCAGGACCTGTGCTGCCGCTGCAAAGGAATGAGGCTGTCCTGCGACGCCACCTACAGCTTCAAATACATCGTGTGA